A window of Microbacterium sp. BK668 genomic DNA:
CGATCGGCGCATCGGGTACGGTCGCCCATCGCCGGCCCCCGGGGTCGCCGGTGCCGGACGACGGGTCGGTCGTCAGCATCGTCGCGCCGTCGCCGTTCGAAGAGATCGACCGGGTCGCGCGGCTGCTGCGCGAGTGGCACGTGCTGCACGACGTGCCGTGGAGCCGGCTGGCGGTGATCGCGCACGACGCCCGCCAGGTCGCCGATCTCGAGGTCGAGCTCGCGGCGCGAGAAGTTCCGACGCGAGCCGGAGCCTTGTCGCGGCCGCTCGGCGGCGAGTCCGTCGTGCGCGATCTGGTCGAGTTCGTGCTGCTCGGCATCGCCGCGCCCGCCGACCGGTCCTATGAGAGTCTCACGGCGGCGTTGCTGTCGCCGTTCGGCGGGCTGGATGCCGTGAGCCTCCGCCGACTCCGTGCGCGCCTGCGTCATGCGGAACTCGCCGAGGGCGGCACGCGGGTCGCGCGCGACCTGCTCTGCGAGGCCATGGAGCACCCGCTCGAGCTCGCAGCCCTCGACTCACCCGAGGCGCGGGCCGCCGAGCGGGTCGCCATGACGCTCACCCAGGTCTTCGCGAGCGCCGAACGCGGCGCCGACGTCCACGCGCTGCTGTGGACGGTTTGGGACCGCGCGCGTGACATCTCGGGCAGGCCACTTGCCGCGGTATGGAGGGAGATCGCCGGCGGCTCCGGGGTCTTCTCCGCCGAGGCGAACCGCGCGCTCGACGCCCTCGTCGCGCTGTTCGACGCCGCCAAGCGCTTCGTCGAGCGGGCGCCGCGGGAGAGCCCCGTCGTCTTCCTCCGGCGCATCCTCGACAGCGCCGTGCCGGAAGACATCCTCACCGCGCCCGACCGCACGGAGTCGGTCTCCGTCCTCACTCCGGCCTCGGCGCTCGGCGCCGAGTTCGACGGCGTCGTCATCGCGGGCATGCAGGACGGCGTCTGGCCGAACCTCCGCCCCCGAGGCGGCACCCTGAGCGGCTGGCGCCTCGCCGACGACGTCGCGGCGTGGCGCGCCGGCCGCGAGGCCCCTCTCGTGCCGGGGGCCGTGGATCGGCGCCGCGAGGCGCTCCACGACGAGCTGCGGCTGTTCGTCCGTGCCCTCTCGCGTGCGCGGACGCGGCTCGCCGTCACGGCGGTCGACGACGACGACCGCGGCCCGAGCCCGCTCCTGTCGTTCCTGCCCGACCCCGACGACGCCGGCTTCGACGCGGCCGAGGCGCAGCATCCCCTCACTCTTCGCGGTCTCGTCGCGCTGCACCGGCGGACGCTCACGACGACCTCGTCGGCGGCGGCTCGCGAGCATGCCGCCGGACAGCTCGCGGTGCTCTCCCGGGAGGGCGTGCCGGGTGCCGCGCCCGACCAGTGGTTCGGCATCGCCGGGCCGTCGATCACCGGACCGCTCCGCGATCCCGAGCGCGCGCCCGTGCCGGTCTCCCCGTCCAAGCTCAAGACCTTCACCGACTGCGGTCTGGACTGGGCGATCCGAGCGCTCGGGGGCGACACGCGCACGTGGTCGGCGGGCGCCGGAACGATCCTGCACGCGGCCATGGAGGAGGTGCCGTCGGGCGACCTGGAGGAGCTCCGGACCGTCGTCGACAGCCGCTGGGGAGAGCTCGAGTTCGAGGCGGAGTGGCTCTCGCGCAAGGAGCGGGCGTGGGCAGAGAC
This region includes:
- a CDS encoding UrvD/REP family ATP-dependent DNA helicase; the encoded protein is MKPAPCLDAAQRVVVGLPAEASGTVVGAPGTGKTTALIARVGRLLGELGLSADDVLVLTPTRQTATALRDTLGAGLDLATPGPLARSVASFAFQVVRAAAVAAHGAPPQLLTAGDQDRIIAELLAGDEEDASAGRRDRWPEGLGPALRASRQFRAELRALSAECSERAIPLDELEAVGRAYDRPAWASAASFLREYRDVLASMRSAHRDPAELVREAAALLAAAPLGEEGESTLGPAARLKVVLIDDAQELTPGGVSLVRALRRRGIAVMALGDPDIGSGAFRGASASLFAEVADELGALWVLEEPHRTSPALTRLSRSVTEAIGASGTVAHRRPPGSPVPDDGSVVSIVAPSPFEEIDRVARLLREWHVLHDVPWSRLAVIAHDARQVADLEVELAAREVPTRAGALSRPLGGESVVRDLVEFVLLGIAAPADRSYESLTAALLSPFGGLDAVSLRRLRARLRHAELAEGGTRVARDLLCEAMEHPLELAALDSPEARAAERVAMTLTQVFASAERGADVHALLWTVWDRARDISGRPLAAVWREIAGGSGVFSAEANRALDALVALFDAAKRFVERAPRESPVVFLRRILDSAVPEDILTAPDRTESVSVLTPASALGAEFDGVVIAGMQDGVWPNLRPRGGTLSGWRLADDVAAWRAGREAPLVPGAVDRRREALHDELRLFVRALSRARTRLAVTAVDDDDRGPSPLLSFLPDPDDAGFDAAEAQHPLTLRGLVALHRRTLTTTSSAAAREHAAGQLAVLSREGVPGAAPDQWFGIAGPSITGPLRDPERAPVPVSPSKLKTFTDCGLDWAIRALGGDTRTWSAGAGTILHAAMEEVPSGDLEELRTVVDSRWGELEFEAEWLSRKERAWAETLIGRLNRYLHAFHAHDGRIIGAEARFRIAVGMDAGPGEVPPVRVVEDGVRVGDGRWALLSGSIDRVEVYPAGRGEALPADDSASGAERVVIVDLKTGRSEARVSDDKVLDDAQLAAYQLAYLEGLVPGAQAAVNAGARLIVLSKTTQKAPHYRLARQAPMDAAARAAFLDAISTAANAMASDRFEAPIDAHCATSRFGVCALHTVKAVSAS